The Stigmatella aurantiaca genome segment AGTTGACGGTGGCGTTCTTGGCCTGGATGGAGCCGCAGTACACGCCCGTCGTGGAGCCGGAGCGGCAGATCGACGCGCCCACCGCGGCGGCCGTGGAGCCCGCGACGCGCGAGCTGATGCCGGCCACCTTGTTGGTCGAGGTCCAGTTCGAGGTGGCCTGCACCCACGCGTAGTCGTTGCCGGGGAAGGACGAGCCCCGGAAGGTGCCCGCGCCGCCGCTGGCGCCCGTGGCGGAGTTGCCCACCTTGCCGCAGTGGCCCGCGGTCACGAAGCCGCCGGCGGTCACGGCGAAGCCGACGGAGCAGCGGCCGGCGCTGTTAATGTAGTAGGCAGCTCCACCGATGATCTCGGCCAGCGGGCGGGGGGCCTCGGCCGACTCCACGATGCGAATCGCGGCCTTCTTCTCCCCGGCCAGGGCGGCAAAGCCCTGGGCCTTCCACTGCGACATGCCCGGCGCGGCCTCGATCACCACGCTGTTGGTGCGCTCATCGACGTACCAGGCGTGGATGGACTTGTCGGCGCTCCAGGCGTTGCCGTCCAGGGCGGCCTTGATCTCCTCGAGCTGCTCCATGGTGTGGGTGACCATCTGGGGCTCGGCGCCGGCGCTGCGTACCAGGGCCGCGTCGGCCTCGTTGGTGACGCCGACGATGAGCTGCAGGCCGTCCTTGCTCAGCCACGAGCCACCGAAGCGGTTGCTCAGCTCACCCTTGAGGGACTTCTCGATGCCCGGGACCGCCGCCTCGAACGCGAGCCGGCGCTGAACCTGCGCCTCGCTGAGCCCGAAGTCCTTCTGCATCTGCGACACCATGTCGGGGTGAACGGAAACCTCGGAAGGAGCGGCGAAGCCTTGGGCCGTAGCCAGTCCTGCAACCAGAGCCGTAACCGTGGACAGCGCGTTGAGCTTGCGAGTCATGGAGTGCTACCTCGGGGGATGAGGCGGGTTGAGTTGTGAATGAACCCGGGTTTTTCCGGGCTCGCTCACAAGACGGATTCTTAGCTCTCAAGCCTCAAGACCGTCAAGACCTGTAAATCTGTTAAATTAAGTTTTATTATCATGTAAAGAGGTCCGTGGGAGTCACGGAAGCGGCAGGGGGATGGGCAGGACGCGCGAGGCGCCGAAGACGGGGGCCCAGACCTGCTGCACCTGAGGGCCGTTGAGGAAGCGCACCAGCTCACGGAAGGCGGGAAGGGGGCCTCCGAGCCGCTCCGCCCAGGCGAGGCCTCGTGGGGAGAGGTTGGGGACGAGGGGCCCCAGGGCCTGCACGGAGGACACGTCGCGGGTGACGTCGAGCCCTTCCTCGCGGACGCGCTGGGGCACCCAGAGGGGCGCGAAGCGGGCGTGGCGGTGGTCGTGCACGCAGCCCTCTTCTTCCAGGAGGGCCGCGGAGAGCGGCAGTTCGCGCACGTTGAAGAGCAGCTTCACCGCGCCGAGGTGGGGATCATACGGCCCGCGCAGCCGGTGGTCCCCGCGGGGAATGAGGCGCCGGTCCAGGTAGCAGAAGGCGCGGGCCTCGGGCGGAAGCGCGCCCCGGTGGCGGGCGCCGGCGTAGCGGAAGAAGGGCCGCACGCAGGCGGGCTCCACGCGGAAGGCGGGGCCGTCCTGGAGGGCGCGCAGCTTGGGCAGCAGCGTGCTGGGGATGCCGTGGGCCTTCATGAAGGCGCGCAGCCCCCGGGGCGGGGTCCGGGCGAAGTGGCGCAGGCGCTCGAGGAGCCGCTCCGGGTCGTCGTCCACGAGCAGCTCGTCGAAGCGCGTCTTCACGCCGGGCAGGCTCACGGGGACCAGCTTGGTGAGGGGCTCGCCTTGCGCCAGCCAGCGCGCGTCGAGCTCCGCCGCCTCGGGGGGCGTGGGGGCCAGCCGCCACTCGGGGGGCGTGGGGGTGAAGGCGGTCTTCCCGTCTCCGCGCTCGAAGAGGAGGGGGGCGGCAGGGGCGGGCAGGGAGCTCCAGACGGTGATGCAGGTGCGGACCTGGGTGTTGGCGAACGCGCCCGCGCCCAGATCCACCACCTGGCGGAGCGTCAGCGAGCCCAGCAAGGCCTGGCGCAGCGGGGAATAGAGGAAGGCGTCGAGGAGGGTGGAGGGGGTGATGAAGGCGAGCACCCCAGGGCGGGTGCGGAGCCGGTGCGCGGCGATGAGGAGGAAGAAGGCGAAGTCGTCCCGCAGGCTCGTGCCGGGGGGCAGCGCGAGCGGCAGGAGCGCGCGGAGCCGGGCATAGGTGTCACGGTCCTTCAGCACGGGGGACGTGCCGTTGTAGGGCGGGTTGCCCACCCACAGCTCCCGGTGGGCCCGGGGGATGCGTGCGAGCAATGGCTCCAGGCCGCCCCGCAGGGCATCGCCCACGTGCACCTCGGCCGATGGCACGCGGGCCTGGCACACCTGGGCCGCCTCCCCGGTGACTTCCAGGCCCAGCAACTGGGCCTTGGGCCTCAAGCGGGCCGCGGCGGACAGGAACGCGCCGGCACCACAGGCAGGGTCCACGATGGACAGGGGGCCGGGGCCCAGGTGGGCCAGGGCGAGCCCCAGCGTGCGCTCCACCAGCGGGGCGGGGGTGTAGTAGGCGCCGAGGAGCCGCCGGTCCAGGCCGGGAAACCGATGGACCAGCGCCTCTTCGTCAACTGCTGGGGGTCCGGAGCGGGCGCGAGGCATCCAGCGGCTCATCCTGGCCAGGGCGGGAGTAGACTGGAAGCGCTTCGAACAGACCGAGGGTGGAATGATGCCAAAGTCAGCGGGTTCCTGGGGGCCCTGGGCGCTGGTGCTCGCACTGGGCGCGTGCAGTCCGGAGGGTGTTTTCGATCGGGCGCCTGACGCCCTCGAGGGGGCGCCGGGGGCGCTGACGGGCGCGTGCGCGGGCAACACCGCGTTCCAGGTGGGCTCGGGCATCTACGACATCACCGGCCCCGCCGCGGAGCTGGGGATGATGGGCTACGCGATGCTCGACCAGAAGACGGCGGGCATTCACCAGCGCCTGCGCGCCCGCGCGTTCGTCATCGCCTCGCCCTGCAACGGCAAGCGCGTGGCCTTCGTCAGCGCGGACGCGGGGCAGATCTTCCAGGGCGTGCGGCAGCAGGTGGTGGAGCGCCTGAAGGCGCGCTACGGCAGCCTCTACTCGGAGGAGAACGTGGTGCTCAGCGCCACGCACACCCACAGCGGGCCCGGGGGCTTCTCGCACTACGCGCTCTACAACCTGACCACCCTGGGGTACGACCGGCAGAACTTCGAGGCCATCGTGGATGGCATCGTCCAGGCCATCGTCCGGGCGCACACGAACCTCGCGCCCGGCAGCCTGCGCATCGCCTCGGGGGACCTGCTCGGCGCCAGCCTCAACCGCTCGCCCGGGGCGTACCTGCGCAACCCCGCGGCGGAGCGCAGCCAGAGCCCTCACGACACGGACAAGCGCATGACGCTGCTGCGGCTCCAGGGCGCGGAGGGCGCGGAGGTGGGGCTCCTCAACTGGTTCGCCGTGCACGGCACGTCCATGGGCAACGGCAACCGGCTCATCAGCGGGGACAACAAGGGCTATGCCTCGTACCTCTTCGAGAAGGAGAAGGGCACGGACTACCTCGCCTCGAAGACGTTCGTCGCGGCCTTCGCCCAGAGCAACGAAGGGGATGTGACGCCCAACATCCACGGCGGGACGGACGGAGGGGGGGCCAATGACTTCGAGAGCACGGAGCTGTCGGGCCACAAGCAGTACACCCTGGCGAAGCAGCTCTACGCGGGGGCCACGCAGCCCGTGATGGGCGCGGTGGATTACCGGCATGCCTACGTGAAGATGGACGAAGTCACCGTGGCCCCGAAGTACACGGACGGCCTCCTGCGCACCACGTGCGAGGCGGCCATTGGTGTCTCCATGCTGGCGGGCGCGGAGGATGGGCCGGGCTTCGGCAGCGAGGGGGCCACGTGTGAGCAGATCCACGGGGTATGGAGCGAGTTCGCCTGCGGGCTCACCACGACGTCCTGTCAGGCGGAGAAGCCCATCGTGCTGGAGATGGGGACGATGGTGCCCTACCCGTGGACGCCGGAGGTGCTCCCGCTGCAGGTGGTGACGCTGGGCAACCTGGCGCTGGTGGCGGTGCCCTTCGAGATGACGACGGTGGCGGGCCGGCGGCTGCGCCAGACCGTCCTGGGGCAGCTCGCGCCGCTGGGCGTGGATCAGGTGGTGATCGCCGGACTGGCGAACGCCTATGCGGGCTACCTGGTCACGCGCGAGGAGTACGCGAAGCAGGACTACGAAGGGGCCTCCACGCACTTCGGGCCGTGGACGCTGGCCGCGGTGCAGCAGGAGACGGAGCGCCTGGCGGAGGCCCTGCGCCTGGGTGCTCCGGTGCCCCCGGGTCCCACCCCCCGGGACCTGCGCAACGAGCAGACGACCCTGCAGACCGGGGTGGTGTTCGACGACAAGCTGCTGTGGGTGGAGTTCGGGAGCGTCGTGACCCAGGCGAATGCCGCGTACACGCGGGGCCAGACGGTGAGCGTGAAGTTCTGGGGCGGCCACCCGAAGAACAACCTGCGGCGGCAGGGCTCCTTCCTCCAGGTGCAGCGCAAGTCGGGCTCGGCGTGGCTCCCCGTGGCGTACGACTGGGACTGGGAGACGAAGTACCGCTGGGAGCGCAACAACTGCGTGCCCACGCTGGCGTGCTCGCACGTCACCACCGAGTGGACGATCCCCGCCACGGCGCTCCCCGGCACGTACCGCATCCGGCACGATGGGGACTGGAAGTCCGGCTGGGATGGGGCCATTCGCCCCTATACGGGGTACTCCCGAGAGTTTACCGTTCAGTAATCCCATGCCGAACGGCCCCGACGGCTTCGCCGAGCTCTCCCAGTTTCAGCTGGATCGCAACTCCCTGCGGCTTCTTCCCGAGCCCTTCTGCCGCCGCCACCTGGTGGTGGTGCTGGGCAAGGTGGATCCCGAGCAGCCCAACGCCCCGGTGACGGTGGGCATGGTGAAGCCGGACGCCGTGCACCTGGTCCAGCAGATTGGAGACTTGCTGGAGCGGCCCATCCAGCCGGTGCGGCTCAACCGCTACGAGATCGAATCCGCCCTGGAGGCGGGCTTCGGCGCCGGGCCCCGCGTGCTGGCGAATGTCGTCATCCGTCCCGTCCCGCCCTCCAAGTCCCAGCCGTCCGCGGTGGAGCTCGTCAACCACATCCTCACCCTGGCGGTGGACAAGAAGGCCTCGGACATCCACATCGAGAGCTACCCGGGGGATGTGGACCTGCGCCTGCGCATCGACGGCATCCTCCACCAGATGTACACGGACATGGATCCGGAGACGGTCCACGAGGTGGTCAGCCGCATCAAGATCCTCGCGGAGATGGACATCACCGAGCGCCGCAAGCCCCAGGACGGCCGCATCCGCGCCGTCATCGACCGGGGCCTGGATGACCGGAAGACCATCGACTACCGCGTGAGCGTGGTGCCGAGCCCCACGGGCGAGGACGTCGTCATCCGCATCCTCGACTCGGACGCGGGGCTCGTCCCGGTCTCCAAGCTCGGGATGAACGCGGAGATGCAGCGCGTCTTCCTGCAACTGCTCGTCAACCCCGAGGGGCTCGTGCTCGTGACGGGGCCCACGGGCAGCGGCAAGACGACGACGCTGTACTCGGCCCTGGCGCAGCTCAACGATGGCCGGCGGAAGATCATCACCGCCGAGGACCCCATCGAGTACTACGTCCCCAAGGTCAACCAGAAGCAGGTCAGCCAGCAGATGTCCTACGCCACCCTGCTGCGCGCCCTGCTGCGGCAGGATCCGAACGTGCTCCTGGTGGGCGAGGTGCGTGACCTGGAGACGGGCAGCACCGCCCTCAACGCGGCCCGCACGGGCCACCTCGTGCTGGGCACGCTGCACACCGCGGACGCGGTGGGGGCCATCGGGCGCCTGCGGGGCCTGGAGCTGGACAACACGGACATCGCGGATGCGCTGCTGGCCGTCCTGGCGCAGCGCCTGGCCCGCCGCGTCTGCGAGAAGTGCTCGGTGGAGGATGTGCCCACCGAGGAGCAGAAGGTGCTCTTCGGTTCTCTTCTGGACGGCATCCAGCCGCGCAAGGGGCGGGGGTGTGCCCACTGCCACCACACGGGCTACCGCAGCCGGGTGGGCATCTTCGAGCTGCTCCTGGTGGATCCGGGCATGCAGGACCTCATCGTCGCGGGGGCTCACAACGCGCAGATCCGCAAGTACGCGCGGGAGCATTTCTTCAAGACGATGGTCGATGACGCCCTGGAGAAGATCGCCGCGGGGCTGACCACCCTGGATGAGCTCATCCGCGTGGTGCCCTACCGGCACATCCTCGCGACCCGCGACGAGCGCCAGGGCTGACGCCCGCTTCAAGCGAGCAGGCGCAGCACCAGCGCAACCAGTACCAGCGTGGCGAGAGCCGTGAGCACCACCTTCACCCACGAGAGGGGCCTGTCCCCGAAGATGCACGTGGCCTGCTGGCCGTTCACGACGACCCGGTAGAGCTTGTGGCGGTAGCGGTAGGCGAGCACGTAGGCGGGCAGCTCGAGGTGGCCGGTCTTCAGCCCGGACAGCACCACCGCGACATTCAGGTTCCGGTGGCGGCGGCCGGCGAACTCCGTGCGCTCGATGTGCGCGCGGGCCTCGCTCTGCACCGCGGCGAGGATCTGCCTGCGCGCCCCCGAGCGTGTGACGTCGAAGAGCTCCACCTGCGCCTCGGAAGGCCCCTGCTGTCCGGGGACGGCCTGGGAGATGTCGTACGCGGTGGACAGCCGGGCGGTCTCCTTCAACGTCAGGCCCCGGGAGGCGGAGACCAGGATGTCGCGGAGGATGAACTCGGACTCGCCGGCATGGGGCGCCCAGTCACTGCGCCGGGCGCCTTCGTTGGTGTCGGCGGTCCAGGTCACCACGGCCTGGGCATCGAACGCCCACGCGGGCCACCACAGCGGTTTCAGGGAGTCGATGGCCGCGGTGCTCGCCAGGTCCGAGGGGCGGAAGAAACCGCCACTGCCCAGGAACGCCTGCAAGGCCTGCCGGGCCGCCGCCGGATCGACGGTGAAGGGGACGAACCGGTCGGCCTGGTCCACCGGGTCGGCCTGGGTCTCGGTGTGCATGACCGAGGTGCAGTAGGCGCACCGGGGCGCCTGGGCCTCCACGGAGTACGCGATCGCGGCCCCACAGGTGCCGCAGCGGGTGACGCGGGCCTTGACCAGGCCCTCCGGCCCGCGCTCCCGCTCGGGCGTGGGGAGGGCACAGACGGTGCAGCGGAGATCTTCTGCTTCCAGCGCACTGTGGCAGCGCCTGCACGGGAACTCGACGGAAGGCATGGGCTCACTTCGAGAAGAGGAGGAACAGGGCGCCCAGCACCAGGAGGGCCAGCACCACCGCGACGAGGACCTTCACCCAGGAGACGGGCACCTTGCCGTGGACGGCGCCCGTCTGGCCGTTGACCAGGAAGCGCAGCGGGGGGGCCTTCGGGTCATGGCGCAGCGCCAGGACCCAGACGGGCAGCAGGCAGACCGACAGCGCCTCGTTGTCGAACTGGGTCGAGAAGGTCAGCTCCCGGTGGGAGTCGCCGGGCATGAAGGCCGCGAGCCGCTGCTTCATGTGGCCGCGGACCTCCTGCCGCGCCAGCTCCAGGCACTGCTCCTGGGAGAGCGAGGGCTCCTCGGCGATCCACCCCGCGATGAGCGCATCGTCGTAGCGCCGCAGCTGCCGCAAATCGAACGGCTCCAGGTGTTGGAGCTCGTCGTTGTTCAGGCCCGAGGAGGCCGTGACGAGCACCTCCTGGACGTACTCCGCATGCTGGCCCTGGAGCGGGCGCCACTCGGTGCGGGTGACTTGCCGGGTGCGGGTGACTTGCCGGCCGTTCTCCGTCGCCGTGTACGTCTCCGTCTCCGTGTAGTTCTCGCCGATGGACGCGGAGAACTCGGAGCGCACCAGCACGCTGTAGAGGTAGGCGGGGACGTAGATGCCGCGCAGGGCCTCGACCGAGGCGTTGCGGACGCTGGAGGGGGCCCAGAAGCTGCGCCGCAGGAGGTTCTCCCGCGCCAGCTCCCGGGCCCGCTCGGGGAGCTGCACGAACCCCAGCGCGAACGTGGGCCGGGGCCGGTCTGGCGTGGGGGGCCGCTCCACCACCGAGGGGGCCGCGCAGTAAGGGCACGTGGTGGTGCGCAGCGTGGTTTCCACCACGAGCTGGGCGCCACAGGATTGACAGGACAGGTTCACGGTTGGTTTGGAATACTAGCGGTGGTTCATCCGAAAGCAGAGGACTCATGGTGACGGACAGGCCTCGGTTTGGCCCCCCGGCAGGGCCAGAAGAGCGCGAAGCGATGGCCAACATCGAGGCGCAGGCGTTCGCGTTCTCCCTTCCGGATGCGCTCGGGTTCCTGGACAAGGCCGGCCTGGAGAACTTCCGGGTGCTGCGGGAGAACGGGCAGGTGGTGGCCATGGCGCTGCCCCTTCCCACGGGCCAGTGGTACGGCGGGCGCCGGGTCCCCATGGTGGGGGTGGGCGCGGTGGGCGTGGCCCCCCATGCGCGAGGCCGGGGCACGGCCACCCAGTTCATGGGCCAGCTCCTCCAGGAACAGCGGGAGG includes the following:
- a CDS encoding S1 family peptidase, which translates into the protein MVSQMQKDFGLSEAQVQRRLAFEAAVPGIEKSLKGELSNRFGGSWLSKDGLQLIVGVTNEADAALVRSAGAEPQMVTHTMEQLEEIKAALDGNAWSADKSIHAWYVDERTNSVVIEAAPGMSQWKAQGFAALAGEKKAAIRIVESAEAPRPLAEIIGGAAYYINSAGRCSVGFAVTAGGFVTAGHCGKVGNSATGASGGAGTFRGSSFPGNDYAWVQATSNWTSTNKVAGISSRVAGSTAAAVGASICRSGSTTGVYCGSIQAKNATVNYSQGSVSGLTRTNVCAEPGDSGGSWMSGTQAQGVTSGGSGNCSSGGTTYFQPVGEILSAYGLSLTR
- a CDS encoding HsdM family class I SAM-dependent methyltransferase, whose translation is MPRARSGPPAVDEEALVHRFPGLDRRLLGAYYTPAPLVERTLGLALAHLGPGPLSIVDPACGAGAFLSAAARLRPKAQLLGLEVTGEAAQVCQARVPSAEVHVGDALRGGLEPLLARIPRAHRELWVGNPPYNGTSPVLKDRDTYARLRALLPLALPPGTSLRDDFAFFLLIAAHRLRTRPGVLAFITPSTLLDAFLYSPLRQALLGSLTLRQVVDLGAGAFANTQVRTCITVWSSLPAPAAPLLFERGDGKTAFTPTPPEWRLAPTPPEAAELDARWLAQGEPLTKLVPVSLPGVKTRFDELLVDDDPERLLERLRHFARTPPRGLRAFMKAHGIPSTLLPKLRALQDGPAFRVEPACVRPFFRYAGARHRGALPPEARAFCYLDRRLIPRGDHRLRGPYDPHLGAVKLLFNVRELPLSAALLEEEGCVHDHRHARFAPLWVPQRVREEGLDVTRDVSSVQALGPLVPNLSPRGLAWAERLGGPLPAFRELVRFLNGPQVQQVWAPVFGASRVLPIPLPLP
- a CDS encoding neutral/alkaline ceramidase, which translates into the protein MPKSAGSWGPWALVLALGACSPEGVFDRAPDALEGAPGALTGACAGNTAFQVGSGIYDITGPAAELGMMGYAMLDQKTAGIHQRLRARAFVIASPCNGKRVAFVSADAGQIFQGVRQQVVERLKARYGSLYSEENVVLSATHTHSGPGGFSHYALYNLTTLGYDRQNFEAIVDGIVQAIVRAHTNLAPGSLRIASGDLLGASLNRSPGAYLRNPAAERSQSPHDTDKRMTLLRLQGAEGAEVGLLNWFAVHGTSMGNGNRLISGDNKGYASYLFEKEKGTDYLASKTFVAAFAQSNEGDVTPNIHGGTDGGGANDFESTELSGHKQYTLAKQLYAGATQPVMGAVDYRHAYVKMDEVTVAPKYTDGLLRTTCEAAIGVSMLAGAEDGPGFGSEGATCEQIHGVWSEFACGLTTTSCQAEKPIVLEMGTMVPYPWTPEVLPLQVVTLGNLALVAVPFEMTTVAGRRLRQTVLGQLAPLGVDQVVIAGLANAYAGYLVTREEYAKQDYEGASTHFGPWTLAAVQQETERLAEALRLGAPVPPGPTPRDLRNEQTTLQTGVVFDDKLLWVEFGSVVTQANAAYTRGQTVSVKFWGGHPKNNLRRQGSFLQVQRKSGSAWLPVAYDWDWETKYRWERNNCVPTLACSHVTTEWTIPATALPGTYRIRHDGDWKSGWDGAIRPYTGYSREFTVQ
- a CDS encoding GspE/PulE family protein — protein: MPNGPDGFAELSQFQLDRNSLRLLPEPFCRRHLVVVLGKVDPEQPNAPVTVGMVKPDAVHLVQQIGDLLERPIQPVRLNRYEIESALEAGFGAGPRVLANVVIRPVPPSKSQPSAVELVNHILTLAVDKKASDIHIESYPGDVDLRLRIDGILHQMYTDMDPETVHEVVSRIKILAEMDITERRKPQDGRIRAVIDRGLDDRKTIDYRVSVVPSPTGEDVVIRILDSDAGLVPVSKLGMNAEMQRVFLQLLVNPEGLVLVTGPTGSGKTTTLYSALAQLNDGRRKIITAEDPIEYYVPKVNQKQVSQQMSYATLLRALLRQDPNVLLVGEVRDLETGSTALNAARTGHLVLGTLHTADAVGAIGRLRGLELDNTDIADALLAVLAQRLARRVCEKCSVEDVPTEEQKVLFGSLLDGIQPRKGRGCAHCHHTGYRSRVGIFELLLVDPGMQDLIVAGAHNAQIRKYAREHFFKTMVDDALEKIAAGLTTLDELIRVVPYRHILATRDERQG